From Arcticibacter tournemirensis, one genomic window encodes:
- a CDS encoding TonB-dependent receptor yields the protein MQFRIRVITQLFGCFIALLLSSVNVYAQGNNLILVSGHIIDNDNKQSLEGVSVHVKGTVGGTITNAQGEFNLKTKAKYPFSLVFSSVGFQTQEFLVTGPESKLNIALVTQTMLGKEVVVTASKVEESILRSPVAIEKLDIRSIRESPAPGFYDALENMKGVQMTTSSLTFKIPNTRGFNIPSNYRFMQLVDGTDMQAATLGVPLGNAVGPTELDIASVEITPGAASALYGMNAINGMSNLLTKSPFLYQGLSIYQKTGFNHTGGTGRELSNLTETSIRYAKAFNNKWAFKINASYLRGTDWLSDTRLDQNPNSLKTANPSFPELNGSNNAVFDGWNKYGDDALAGSNTVSVTGLTINGQANQTLTVARTGYWEKDLVNPTVDNLKFDAALHYRLNDRVELSYSYRVGKMDGVFQRGNKIQLDNVVVQNHKLDIKGSNFLIRSYMSIEDSGDSYNVKPLADNLDLASGGSGSVWSAKFKTALNAYATANGGSLTSENLAAATQYARQAADASRVEPGTKAFDDLKNIIRRTNNWDIKSAQIPDAPETGGAALVQNSRLYHTEAQWDLSEKTKVFDLLIGGDARVYEIIPDGNSFVDFDRPIEERNKQKEDGSYGDNVYYKKFGAFTQVTKTLFDDKLKLFGSVRFDYNPEFDPKFTPRLAAVYTLKENHNFRFTFQEGYRFPALFEALSYVNNGRVKRVGSLSYINEGLGYLDNSYTQTSVVNFNAAVKAAGNTDAAALANRALLQVANLPKARPERIVSFEAGYKSILLNNKLVLDIDAYMNEYDGFLGQVQVFVPKGETVGSDAAVIAMIDRNRDATTASGANAASKGQDRYRVYTNAKNTYHNYGSAFSTTYNFYKKYTVAGNVSFNKMKANETSDIFVTGFNTPEWSANVSFGNREIVKNLGFSIVYRWQQSFLWESPLVTGEVAAVNTFDAQTSFRIPESKATIKVGASNIFNKKYIQYAGGPTLGGLYYAAITFDGLLTK from the coding sequence ATGCAATTTAGAATACGCGTAATTACACAACTTTTCGGATGCTTTATCGCTCTGCTGCTGTCCTCCGTTAACGTTTATGCACAAGGGAACAATCTGATCCTTGTGTCTGGTCACATCATAGATAATGATAATAAGCAATCATTGGAAGGAGTAAGTGTCCATGTAAAGGGAACAGTAGGAGGGACAATAACTAATGCACAGGGGGAGTTTAACCTTAAGACCAAGGCTAAATACCCTTTCTCCTTAGTTTTTTCAAGTGTTGGTTTTCAGACGCAGGAATTTCTTGTTACAGGTCCGGAATCCAAGCTTAATATTGCTTTAGTAACCCAAACCATGTTAGGGAAGGAAGTGGTTGTAACAGCATCAAAGGTAGAGGAGAGTATTTTAAGATCTCCGGTAGCCATAGAAAAGCTCGACATCCGGTCCATCAGAGAAAGTCCGGCCCCTGGTTTTTACGATGCCCTGGAGAATATGAAGGGGGTTCAGATGACCACCTCCAGTCTTACGTTTAAGATCCCTAACACCCGGGGGTTTAACATTCCGAGTAATTATAGGTTTATGCAGCTGGTTGACGGCACGGATATGCAGGCTGCTACATTAGGGGTGCCGCTGGGTAATGCAGTGGGCCCTACCGAGCTGGATATAGCAAGTGTGGAGATCACCCCGGGTGCTGCGTCTGCTTTGTACGGTATGAATGCCATTAATGGAATGTCAAACCTCCTCACAAAAAGCCCATTTCTGTATCAAGGCTTGAGTATTTACCAGAAGACCGGGTTTAATCATACAGGCGGTACGGGGAGAGAGTTAAGCAACCTGACGGAAACTTCTATCAGGTATGCAAAGGCATTTAACAATAAATGGGCCTTTAAAATTAATGCCAGTTACCTAAGGGGAACCGACTGGCTTTCGGATACGCGACTGGATCAGAATCCGAATAGCCTGAAGACGGCTAATCCTTCCTTCCCTGAATTGAACGGGAGCAATAATGCAGTATTTGATGGCTGGAACAAGTACGGGGACGACGCGCTTGCGGGAAGCAATACCGTTTCAGTCACTGGCTTAACTATAAACGGTCAAGCGAACCAGACGCTTACAGTTGCCCGTACAGGCTACTGGGAAAAAGATCTTGTCAATCCGACGGTGGATAACCTGAAGTTCGATGCGGCCTTGCATTACAGGCTAAACGATCGCGTTGAGTTGTCGTATAGCTACAGAGTTGGCAAAATGGATGGGGTGTTTCAGAGAGGCAATAAAATTCAGCTGGACAATGTTGTTGTTCAGAACCACAAGCTCGACATAAAGGGAAGTAACTTTCTGATCAGAAGTTATATGTCTATTGAGGATTCGGGCGACTCTTATAACGTAAAGCCTCTTGCCGACAATCTGGATCTTGCCAGCGGGGGTAGCGGCAGCGTATGGAGTGCTAAATTTAAGACCGCCTTAAATGCGTATGCTACTGCTAACGGCGGATCACTCACTTCTGAAAACCTCGCTGCAGCTACGCAGTACGCCAGGCAGGCGGCTGATGCCAGCAGGGTAGAACCGGGGACAAAAGCTTTTGACGACCTTAAAAATATCATCAGGCGCACGAATAACTGGGATATTAAGTCGGCTCAAATTCCGGATGCGCCAGAAACAGGTGGTGCCGCCCTTGTTCAGAACAGTCGTTTATATCATACAGAAGCACAATGGGACTTGTCGGAAAAGACTAAGGTTTTTGATCTGTTGATAGGCGGCGATGCCCGAGTTTATGAGATCATTCCCGATGGAAATAGTTTTGTAGACTTTGATCGCCCAATCGAAGAGCGGAATAAACAAAAGGAAGACGGCAGTTATGGAGATAACGTTTACTATAAGAAGTTTGGTGCTTTTACGCAGGTGACGAAGACCCTATTCGATGACAAGTTAAAGCTGTTTGGTTCTGTTCGTTTTGACTATAATCCAGAGTTTGACCCTAAATTCACTCCAAGACTGGCGGCGGTTTACACATTAAAAGAAAACCATAACTTTCGCTTTACATTCCAGGAAGGATACCGGTTTCCAGCATTGTTTGAGGCGCTTTCGTACGTGAATAACGGGCGGGTGAAACGCGTCGGCAGTCTGTCGTATATAAATGAAGGTCTGGGTTATCTTGACAATAGTTATACTCAGACGTCTGTTGTTAATTTTAATGCAGCTGTTAAGGCAGCCGGGAACACAGATGCGGCCGCTCTGGCGAACCGTGCATTGCTGCAGGTGGCAAATCTTCCTAAGGCGCGGCCTGAGCGTATCGTTTCATTTGAAGCAGGGTATAAGAGCATTTTATTAAATAATAAGCTCGTGCTTGACATCGATGCCTATATGAATGAATACGATGGGTTTTTAGGGCAGGTGCAGGTATTTGTTCCGAAGGGCGAAACTGTGGGCTCTGACGCTGCCGTTATTGCTATGATCGACAGAAATCGCGATGCCACTACAGCCAGTGGAGCAAACGCGGCAAGCAAAGGGCAGGATCGGTACAGGGTTTACACCAATGCAAAAAATACCTATCATAACTACGGCTCTGCATTTTCGACCACTTATAATTTTTATAAGAAATACACGGTCGCCGGAAATGTAAGCTTCAATAAAATGAAGGCTAACGAGACTTCTGATATTTTCGTAACCGGTTTCAACACTCCTGAATGGTCGGCGAATGTTTCTTTTGGAAACCGCGAGATTGTCAAAAATTTAGGTTTCAGCATTGTGTACAGATGGCAGCAGTCGTTTTTGTGGGAGAGTCCGCTTGTTACCGGAGAAGTAGCTGCAGTGAACACGTTTGACGCTCAGACATCCTTCAGGATTCCAGAAAGCAAAGCTACTATCAAGGTAGGGGCCAGCAACATATTTAACAAAAAATATATACAATATGCCGGAGGCCCTACGCTTGGAGGTTTATATTATGCTGCTATCACTTTCGATGGACTGCTTACAAAATAG
- the guaB gene encoding IMP dehydrogenase, which translates to MQLDPEKFVAEGLTYDDVLLIPAYSEVLPRDVDTSTYLTKKIRLNVPVVSAAMDTVTEAELAIAIAQAGGIGILHKNMTIQRQAEEVRKVKRSESGMIQDPITLHEDATVGDAFKIMKDFSIGGIPVVTRERILVGIITNRDLRFQKDAALAISKAMTKENLITAPEGTTLLQAESILQEYKIEKLPVVNEAGELVGLITFKDIQKFKNFPLACKDEHGRLRVGAAVGVAGDNLERVEALVNAGVDVVTVDTAHGHSKGVIDMVKLIKQNFPKLQVIAGNIGTAEAAIALADAGADAVKVGIGPGSICTTRIIAGVGVPQLYAVYECAKALRGRGVPVIADGGIKQTGDIVKAIAAGASTIMAGSLFAGVEESPGETIIYEGRKFKSYRGMGSVEAMQKGSKDRYFQDETDVVTKLVPEGIVGRVPYKGTLSEVIYQYIGGLRAGMHYCGAATIEDLQNARFVRITAAGMRESHPHDITITKEAPNYTSSR; encoded by the coding sequence ATGCAACTTGATCCCGAAAAGTTCGTAGCTGAAGGCCTTACCTACGACGATGTCTTATTAATTCCCGCCTATTCTGAAGTTTTACCACGCGATGTTGATACCAGCACGTATCTCACCAAAAAGATCCGGCTAAATGTTCCTGTTGTTTCCGCTGCCATGGATACGGTTACGGAGGCTGAACTTGCCATTGCTATTGCGCAGGCAGGTGGTATAGGCATTCTTCATAAGAATATGACTATACAGCGCCAGGCAGAAGAAGTGCGCAAGGTAAAGCGATCTGAGAGTGGAATGATTCAGGATCCTATAACCCTTCATGAAGACGCGACTGTGGGCGATGCGTTCAAGATCATGAAGGATTTCAGTATCGGAGGAATTCCGGTTGTAACAAGAGAAAGGATCCTTGTAGGTATTATAACCAACCGCGACCTTCGCTTTCAGAAGGACGCTGCTCTCGCTATCAGTAAAGCGATGACGAAGGAAAACCTTATCACAGCACCTGAAGGAACCACGCTTCTTCAAGCTGAAAGCATTCTTCAGGAGTACAAGATAGAAAAGTTACCGGTAGTTAACGAAGCCGGAGAGCTTGTTGGACTTATCACCTTTAAAGATATTCAGAAGTTTAAAAATTTCCCCCTGGCATGTAAAGATGAGCACGGAAGGTTAAGAGTTGGCGCTGCGGTAGGCGTGGCTGGCGACAACCTTGAAAGGGTGGAAGCACTTGTTAATGCGGGAGTCGATGTGGTGACTGTAGATACAGCCCATGGTCATTCAAAAGGCGTGATTGACATGGTTAAACTTATTAAACAAAACTTTCCGAAGCTACAGGTAATTGCAGGAAATATTGGTACGGCGGAAGCGGCAATAGCTCTTGCTGATGCTGGAGCAGATGCCGTGAAAGTGGGAATAGGCCCTGGTTCTATTTGCACCACCCGGATTATTGCGGGAGTTGGAGTGCCTCAGTTGTATGCTGTATATGAATGCGCTAAGGCGTTACGGGGACGTGGTGTCCCGGTTATTGCGGATGGAGGTATCAAGCAAACCGGCGATATTGTAAAAGCGATTGCAGCAGGTGCAAGTACCATTATGGCTGGTTCTTTATTCGCGGGGGTTGAGGAGTCGCCAGGTGAGACCATCATCTATGAAGGTCGTAAGTTTAAATCTTACCGGGGAATGGGATCTGTTGAAGCCATGCAAAAAGGATCGAAAGACAGGTATTTCCAGGATGAAACTGACGTTGTTACCAAGCTGGTGCCCGAAGGCATCGTAGGTCGCGTTCCATATAAAGGAACACTCTCTGAGGTGATATACCAGTATATCGGAGGACTCAGGGCAGGGATGCACTATTGTGGAGCCGCTACCATCGAAGATTTGCAGAATGCCCGTTTTGTAAGAATAACTGCGGCAGGAATGCGTGAAAGTCATCCTCACGATATTACGATAACTAAAGAGGCTCCTAATTATACCAGCAGCAGATAA
- a CDS encoding MFS transporter, whose product MIRLKPSASLREAEVQKGLKLVVAEGLATESMVAFTGGAFLVAMALHMGASNFQLGILAALPTFSSIFQLVSIWLVQKFASRRVIAVVSNLFARFPLVVIGLLPLLFTGGTSVKVLIFLLFFHYYLGSIAGASWNSWMKDLIPSKQLGTYFSHRSRLTQSLSVILSLLIALSLDYIKLHYPQYEMIAYSVMFLIGGCFGMLSVYLLAKTPEPASLLINENIAKLLKRPLKDKNFRSLLKFNGLWAFSLNLATPFFSVYMLKTIGLPLSYIICLGILCQISSIFSIKMWGRYSDRFSNKTIINICAPIYILCIISWAFVSMAPSMLLVLCFLAVINIVTGFSTAGANLAISNISIKLAPKEEAIVYLTVKNMTIALFSAIAPMIGGLMADFFSSHQLTGGFSWKGDGHTSLFNFVNLQGWNFFFIIGGLFAMFSLRLLAEVREKGEVGKDKVVVYMHARFRRNITREVKRVGNYSPAFSIGLMKKMRQLFH is encoded by the coding sequence ATGATACGATTAAAACCGTCTGCGAGCCTACGCGAAGCTGAGGTTCAAAAGGGGCTTAAACTGGTAGTTGCAGAAGGGCTTGCAACAGAATCGATGGTTGCCTTCACGGGCGGTGCATTCCTGGTGGCGATGGCCCTGCATATGGGCGCCAGTAATTTTCAGCTTGGGATACTCGCCGCTTTGCCAACCTTCAGCAGTATTTTTCAACTGGTGTCTATCTGGTTAGTCCAGAAGTTTGCCAGTCGCCGGGTAATAGCTGTTGTGAGTAATCTTTTTGCCCGCTTTCCTTTAGTGGTTATTGGCTTGCTGCCGCTTCTCTTTACAGGCGGGACAAGTGTAAAGGTTCTGATATTCCTGCTTTTCTTTCACTACTATCTCGGTTCTATCGCCGGTGCGAGCTGGAATTCGTGGATGAAGGATTTGATTCCGTCGAAACAACTGGGTACGTATTTTTCCCATAGAAGCAGGCTGACCCAGTCGCTAAGTGTGATCTTAAGTTTGCTCATCGCTCTTTCCCTGGATTATATAAAACTGCATTATCCGCAGTATGAAATGATTGCTTATTCGGTAATGTTTCTGATTGGCGGTTGTTTCGGAATGCTAAGTGTGTATTTGCTGGCAAAAACGCCGGAGCCTGCATCTCTCCTTATAAACGAGAATATTGCAAAGCTGCTTAAAAGACCACTAAAAGATAAGAACTTCAGGAGCCTTCTTAAATTCAACGGCTTATGGGCTTTTTCACTTAATCTGGCGACTCCGTTTTTTTCGGTCTACATGCTCAAAACAATAGGTTTGCCTCTTTCCTATATCATATGTCTCGGTATACTGTGCCAGATAAGCAGTATCTTTTCAATTAAGATGTGGGGAAGATATTCTGATCGCTTCAGCAATAAAACGATCATTAATATTTGCGCGCCGATATACATCCTATGTATAATCTCCTGGGCCTTTGTGAGTATGGCGCCTTCTATGCTGCTGGTACTTTGCTTTCTTGCTGTGATCAATATTGTTACGGGTTTTTCTACGGCCGGAGCGAATCTTGCTATTAGCAATATCAGTATTAAACTGGCGCCGAAAGAGGAGGCGATCGTTTATCTCACGGTTAAAAATATGACGATAGCCCTGTTCTCAGCGATAGCGCCGATGATAGGCGGATTAATGGCCGATTTCTTTTCGTCACATCAACTCACGGGTGGATTCTCCTGGAAGGGTGATGGACATACTTCACTCTTTAATTTTGTGAATTTACAGGGCTGGAACTTCTTCTTTATCATCGGCGGCTTATTTGCTATGTTTTCGCTTAGGTTGCTAGCTGAGGTAAGAGAAAAAGGCGAGGTGGGCAAAGATAAAGTTGTGGTATATATGCATGCCCGTTTCAGAAGAAATATTACGCGCGAAGTTAAAAGGGTAGGGAATTATAGTCCCGCTTTCTCAATCGGACTGATGAAAAAGATGAGGCAATTGTTTCATTGA
- a CDS encoding DNA topoisomerase IB yields the protein MTETEQLLEENNLVYVSDTSPGITRKAARDGFVFLNRRGEEISDERTLARIKRLVLPPAWQNVWIAEKANAHLQATGIDQAGRKQYRYHSSWSELRNENKFYRLLEFGRKLPEFRRNLQRDLRRRSLDQRKVLAIAVNFMQKTLIRVGNESYKQLYGSYGLSTLRDRHVKIEGSRMKLCFRGKKGVMHEMNLTDRNLSKLVKKCRDIPGQELFQYYTPDGERCPIDSGMINSYIKEITGCDFTAKDFRTWSGTMEALRSYSEYEFPESETKRKKITVAVLDSVSSKLGNTRSVCKKYYVFPALMEAYENGSLLPFLKKVKKNGLLAPETGLNADEKVLLSFLKAERNKKSGST from the coding sequence ATGACAGAGACAGAACAATTGCTCGAGGAAAATAATCTGGTTTATGTGAGCGATACTTCCCCCGGAATAACAAGGAAAGCCGCTCGGGACGGGTTTGTTTTTTTGAACAGGAGGGGAGAAGAGATAAGCGACGAGAGGACGCTTGCACGCATTAAGAGGCTTGTGCTTCCGCCAGCATGGCAAAACGTTTGGATTGCTGAAAAGGCAAATGCCCATTTGCAGGCAACAGGAATTGATCAGGCAGGCAGAAAACAATATCGATACCATTCCAGCTGGTCGGAATTAAGGAATGAGAACAAATTTTACCGGCTTCTCGAATTTGGAAGAAAGCTCCCTGAGTTCAGGCGCAACCTTCAGAGGGATTTGAGGAGAAGGTCGCTGGATCAGCGCAAAGTTCTCGCTATTGCTGTTAATTTTATGCAAAAGACGCTGATCAGGGTTGGAAATGAATCTTATAAACAGCTATACGGATCTTACGGACTGAGTACTCTTCGCGACCGGCATGTAAAGATAGAGGGCAGCCGGATGAAACTTTGTTTCAGGGGAAAGAAGGGGGTGATGCACGAGATGAATCTGACAGACAGAAATCTCTCTAAACTGGTGAAGAAGTGTCGTGATATACCCGGTCAGGAGTTGTTTCAGTATTATACTCCCGATGGTGAACGCTGCCCGATAGATTCAGGGATGATAAACAGCTATATTAAAGAAATCACGGGTTGCGATTTTACTGCGAAGGATTTCAGAACCTGGTCGGGGACGATGGAGGCCTTAAGGTCTTATTCAGAATATGAATTTCCAGAGTCGGAAACGAAACGGAAAAAAATAACGGTTGCTGTACTTGATTCGGTAAGCTCTAAGTTAGGTAATACGCGTTCTGTTTGCAAAAAGTATTATGTGTTTCCTGCTTTGATGGAAGCCTATGAGAACGGTTCGCTTCTTCCTTTTCTAAAGAAGGTTAAGAAGAATGGTCTTTTAGCTCCCGAGACGGGATTAAATGCCGACGAAAAGGTTTTGTTGTCATTTCTTAAAGCAGAACGAAACAAGAAAAGCGGTAGTACATAA
- a CDS encoding alpha/beta fold hydrolase has protein sequence MIERRFVEINDLEVSYLIKPSDKPKVTIVFIHGFPFSSEIWRKQLEPLDENVQGIAYDIRGFGESSTDHPFFSIDLFARDLCRFIETLSLENVVLCGVSMGGYIALRVIEIAPELISGLILCDTNASSDSNEGKLKRFASIDEIMRNGTDKFAENFVANLFSDHTLRSGSKVPEFIRELITSTLPQVICSTQLALASRTDSTGVLQAVKVPVLVIRGADDRLMTQEQADVLKDSVRDSELEIIPHAGHLPNCEAPAVFNSKLKDYLSKHFLS, from the coding sequence ATGATTGAAAGACGATTTGTTGAAATTAACGATCTCGAAGTTTCTTATCTCATAAAACCATCGGATAAGCCTAAAGTAACCATTGTGTTTATTCATGGATTCCCTTTTAGTTCGGAGATCTGGAGGAAACAGCTGGAACCGCTTGACGAAAATGTTCAGGGTATAGCCTACGACATTCGTGGCTTTGGGGAAAGCAGTACCGATCATCCATTTTTTAGTATCGATCTTTTTGCAAGGGATCTTTGCCGTTTCATAGAAACACTATCTCTTGAGAATGTGGTTTTATGCGGCGTCTCCATGGGCGGATATATCGCATTAAGAGTAATAGAGATCGCGCCGGAGCTTATTAGCGGCCTGATATTATGTGATACCAATGCTTCTTCAGATTCTAATGAGGGCAAGTTAAAACGTTTTGCCTCTATTGATGAGATAATGCGAAATGGGACTGATAAATTCGCTGAGAATTTTGTCGCAAACCTGTTCAGTGATCATACTCTGAGATCAGGCTCCAAAGTGCCTGAATTTATACGCGAACTCATTACGAGTACTTTACCCCAGGTAATTTGTTCAACGCAGCTTGCTTTAGCTTCGAGAACAGACAGCACCGGCGTGCTCCAGGCTGTCAAGGTGCCCGTTTTGGTTATAAGGGGCGCCGATGATCGTCTGATGACGCAGGAACAGGCTGATGTTTTAAAGGACAGCGTCAGGGACTCTGAACTTGAAATTATCCCTCATGCGGGGCATCTTCCTAATTGTGAAGCTCCTGCTGTGTTTAACTCTAAGCTTAAAGATTATCTAAGCAAACATTTTTTATCCTGA
- a CDS encoding alpha/beta hydrolase, translated as MYKIILTLFCTLILMKGSTQTVIALYNGEIPGSIKGNEKEEKNTDASGMIRYGKVSEPTLEIHLPPAGKANGAAVVIVPGGGYHIVSYTNEGTDIAAEFNKMGVAAFILKYRLPSDAIMKDKTTGPLQDAQQALKVVRSRAKEWSVDINKVGIIGFSAGGHLASTAGTHFNKSYTENKEKTNLRPDFMILVYPVISLRDSLMHKGSRDNLLGTNPSASLITEFSNELQITPQTPPTMLIHSADDKTVKIANSLVFYENLLKNNVSAEMHLYPKGGHGFGIRPNRSPDHWTDRVEHWLKGLGMIK; from the coding sequence ATGTATAAGATTATCCTTACTTTATTCTGTACTCTAATTTTAATGAAAGGCAGCACCCAGACAGTTATCGCCCTCTATAACGGAGAGATCCCGGGCTCAATAAAAGGAAACGAAAAAGAAGAAAAGAACACCGATGCTTCGGGAATGATAAGATATGGAAAAGTTTCAGAACCTACCCTTGAGATCCATCTGCCTCCGGCTGGAAAAGCCAACGGAGCAGCCGTAGTGATCGTCCCTGGAGGAGGCTATCATATTGTCTCCTACACAAACGAAGGAACCGATATTGCCGCCGAATTTAACAAAATGGGCGTCGCTGCCTTCATATTGAAATACAGGCTGCCATCGGATGCGATAATGAAAGATAAAACGACGGGACCCTTACAGGACGCACAGCAGGCTCTGAAGGTAGTCAGAAGCAGAGCTAAAGAATGGTCGGTGGATATTAATAAGGTAGGAATAATCGGCTTTTCTGCAGGAGGGCACCTGGCCTCTACTGCAGGTACCCATTTCAACAAATCATACACAGAGAATAAAGAAAAAACCAACCTTCGTCCAGACTTTATGATCCTTGTTTACCCCGTGATCAGCCTCAGAGATAGCCTGATGCATAAAGGGTCGAGAGATAACCTCCTCGGAACAAATCCTTCTGCCAGCCTCATAACAGAGTTTTCAAACGAACTGCAGATCACGCCGCAGACTCCACCCACCATGCTTATTCATTCAGCAGATGACAAGACTGTAAAAATTGCAAACAGCCTCGTATTCTATGAAAACCTTTTAAAGAACAACGTTTCCGCCGAAATGCATTTATATCCAAAAGGAGGACATGGTTTTGGAATCCGTCCGAACCGCTCCCCCGATCACTGGACGGACCGCGTAGAGCACTGGCTGAAGGGACTCGGAATGATTAAATAA
- a CDS encoding Gfo/Idh/MocA family protein, which yields MSKINWGIIGCGNVTEVKSGPAFNKVPNSSLVAVMRRDGAKAEDYAKRHGVPKWYNDARQLIQDPDVNAIYVATPPASHEEYALAALEAGKPVYVEKPFTLSQESAIRMSGAAAKYNTRLTVAHYRRGLQLFKKIKELLQQRVIGDIRFVSLQMLQPPQSDMIAKTEENWRLNPDISGGGLFHDLAPHQLDLMIWFFGKVKRAEGFSLNQAEAYQADDLVSGELLFDNNILFRGIWCFTVLPEESRDICEIVGSEGKISFSVFGDHYVLHQNGKEERTVFALPQHIQQPMIEEVVQYFMGTGPNPCTAQDGVDVMKIIDTFTGRG from the coding sequence ATGAGCAAAATCAACTGGGGAATTATCGGCTGCGGCAATGTAACGGAAGTAAAAAGCGGCCCGGCTTTCAATAAAGTACCGAACTCATCCTTAGTGGCTGTTATGCGTCGCGACGGAGCAAAAGCCGAAGATTATGCAAAACGGCACGGAGTACCAAAATGGTATAACGATGCGCGGCAACTGATTCAGGATCCTGACGTAAACGCCATTTATGTTGCCACTCCTCCTGCATCACATGAAGAGTATGCGCTGGCAGCTCTGGAAGCTGGAAAACCCGTGTATGTAGAGAAACCCTTTACATTATCACAGGAATCGGCGATAAGGATGTCCGGCGCAGCGGCAAAGTATAATACCCGGTTGACCGTAGCGCATTACCGTCGCGGACTGCAGCTCTTTAAAAAGATTAAAGAACTGCTTCAGCAGCGTGTCATAGGAGATATCAGGTTTGTAAGTCTGCAGATGCTGCAACCTCCGCAATCAGATATGATTGCAAAAACGGAAGAGAACTGGCGCTTGAATCCTGATATATCCGGAGGAGGCCTCTTTCACGACCTCGCTCCTCATCAGCTCGACCTGATGATCTGGTTCTTTGGCAAAGTAAAACGGGCAGAAGGATTCTCCTTAAATCAGGCAGAAGCGTATCAGGCAGACGACCTTGTATCAGGAGAACTGCTCTTTGACAATAATATCCTTTTTAGAGGGATATGGTGCTTTACTGTCCTGCCGGAAGAAAGCAGGGACATCTGTGAAATTGTCGGATCTGAAGGGAAAATAAGCTTTTCGGTCTTTGGCGACCATTACGTCCTTCATCAGAATGGAAAAGAAGAACGTACCGTATTCGCTTTGCCCCAGCACATCCAACAACCCATGATTGAAGAAGTCGTACAGTACTTTATGGGAACCGGCCCTAACCCATGCACCGCGCAGGACGGTGTAGATGTTATGAAAATTATCGACACTTTTACGGGCAGAGGGTAA
- a CDS encoding 1-phosphofructokinase family hexose kinase gives MIKNILTITLNPTVDKSSAVDKITPERKLRCDPPKYEPGGGGVNVSRALSRLGIQSDAFFPSGGRTGKLLEELLEKEKVSILPFELEDETRESFIVVETSTNQQYRFGMPGSAIPEEAQERIFTSIMNLSPFPDLVVISGSLPPDMEASFLRRLIKSLKEKQAKVVLDTSGEALEEAVAEGVFLLKPNIGELAKLTGAESLDNESADEAAKELITMGKAEVVVVSMGPQGAHLVTKDMNRHIPAPSVRKLSTVGAGDSMVAGMVSVLAKGGDFCEMAMMGVACGTAATMNPGTGLFKVEDVDRLYKWLLKSTVG, from the coding sequence CCCGAAAGAAAATTGAGATGTGATCCTCCTAAATACGAACCCGGAGGCGGTGGTGTTAACGTTTCAAGGGCACTGAGCCGGCTGGGCATTCAGTCTGACGCGTTTTTTCCTTCGGGGGGCAGAACGGGAAAGTTGCTGGAGGAGCTGCTCGAAAAGGAAAAGGTATCGATCTTGCCCTTTGAACTGGAGGACGAAACGCGGGAGAGCTTTATTGTAGTGGAAACATCCACCAATCAGCAGTACCGTTTTGGAATGCCGGGATCTGCGATTCCTGAAGAAGCTCAGGAGCGGATATTTACAAGTATCATGAACCTGTCGCCTTTTCCGGATCTAGTAGTGATCAGTGGAAGTCTTCCTCCTGATATGGAAGCATCTTTTTTAAGACGACTCATTAAGTCGCTTAAAGAAAAACAAGCGAAGGTTGTTCTCGACACTTCCGGCGAAGCGTTGGAGGAGGCTGTCGCTGAGGGCGTGTTTTTGCTTAAACCCAATATAGGAGAGCTTGCTAAGCTTACCGGTGCCGAATCGCTGGATAACGAATCGGCCGACGAGGCTGCAAAGGAACTGATTACCATGGGTAAGGCGGAAGTAGTTGTGGTATCCATGGGGCCACAGGGCGCTCATCTCGTAACAAAGGATATGAACAGGCATATTCCTGCTCCGTCGGTAAGAAAACTTAGTACAGTAGGAGCAGGGGATAGTATGGTTGCCGGTATGGTATCTGTGCTGGCTAAAGGCGGCGACTTCTGTGAAATGGCGATGATGGGGGTTGCCTGCGGGACTGCCGCTACGATGAACCCTGGTACAGGATTGTTTAAGGTGGAAGATGTAGACAGGCTTTACAAATGGCTTCTGAAGTCGACGGTAGGATAA